One segment of Hemibagrus wyckioides isolate EC202008001 linkage group LG05, SWU_Hwy_1.0, whole genome shotgun sequence DNA contains the following:
- the borcs6 gene encoding BLOC-1 related complex subunit 6 isoform X1 codes for MSHSSGIGYSEQEENDEMDTPYSPEACSWTAANGSASQLQPCQDGVACPEQDEQEGTPETRTHLAHSMDPACRQIHTNSAPHPNTHTCEDGPTHTDKHTPHSQPVTKDSPYMETINTPHTHKNDGGGGAEEEEVTCQNDERDEEVEISEESQQTADVIVQPVKESTEDSITSQTTITEPVNCNSYDGGHSSASTPPDQAPPLVPAPPSSSVPPPVLPAPEDWPRPAHVMAEVRVRSAPGRERVVRGMQDSKSLDGISEACGGGVRAVAGEGRRATISSALELEGTVSHDGDLTHFITKNLEQKIKMSSRPSLDTDCESDCSGPVVRGRGSLRRPADIPPIDPSVLLDLHKHTQEVAHSVEMMLRSLNGTIQNMTALSVGYIQTYRDSVDSLGESVDMSIKGMYTLMARCEELDRSMQPIQTLAAQIRDIKRTLDALEAICK; via the exons ATGAGCCACTCCTCTGGGATTGGCTACAGTGAGCAGGAGGAGAACGATGAGATGGACACTCCTTACTCTCCAGAAGCCTGCAGTTGGACAGCCGCTAATGGCTCCGCCTCTCAGCTGCAGCCGTGTCAGGATGGAGTAGCTTGCCCGGAGCAAGACGAACAGGAAGGAACTCCTGAGACTCGCACACACCTAGCCCACAGCATGGACCCTGCatgcagacagatacacacaaactcagcgCCTCACCCCAACACACATACTTGCGAAGAtggccccacacacacagacaaacacacacctcactcacaacCAGTAACCAAAGACAGTCCGTACATGGAAACCATcaacacgccacacacacacaaaaacgaTGGGGGTGGAGgagcagaggaggaggaggtcacATGCCAGAATGATGAAAGAGATGAGGAAGTGGAAATCAGTGAGGAGAGTCAGCAGACAGCAGATGTTATTGTGCAG CCAGTAAAAGAGAGCACTGAAGACTCCATCACTTCGCAAACCACAATTACAGAGCCAGTCAACTGTAATTCTTACGATGGTGGCCATTCGTCTGCTTCCACGCCCCCTGACCAGGCCCCGCCTTTGGTCCCAGCTCCTCCCTCGAGCTCAGTCCCTCCTCCCGTGCTGCCAGCACCTGAAGATTGGCCACGGCCGGCTCACGTGATGGCAGAGGTACGGGTGCGTTCTGCTCCTGGACGGGAGAGGGTGGTGCGAGGAATGCAGGACAGTAAGAGTCTGGATGGAATCAGTGAGGCGTGTGGAGGTGGCGTTCGGGCCGTGGCAGGCGAGGGCCGCAGGGCTACTATCTCTAGTGCTCTGGAACTGGAAGGCACAGTGAGCCATGACGGCGATCTCACCCACTTCATCACCAAGAACTTGGAGCAGAAAATCAAAATGAGTTCACGCCCCAGCCTTGACACCGACTGTGAGT cTGACTGCTCCGGCCCAGTGGTGCGAGGTCGTGGTTCGTTGCGTCGGCCAGCTGACATCCCACCCATAGATCCCAGTGTGCTGCTGgatctgcacaaacacacacaggaggttgcACACAGCGTGGAGATGATGCTTCGCAGCCTGAATGGAACCATCCAGAAT ATGACCGCATTGAGTGTGGGATATATTCAAACATACCGAGACTCTGTGGACAGTTTAGGGGAGTCGGTAGATATGAGCATAAAG GGAATGTACACACTGATGGCACGTTGTGAGGAACTGGATCGCTCCATGCAGCCCATCCAGACGCTCGCGGCTCAAATCAGAGACATCAAACGTACGCTGGATGCTCTGGAAGCCATCTGCAAGTAA
- the borcs6 gene encoding BLOC-1 related complex subunit 6 isoform X2: MSHSSGIGYSEQEENDEMDTPYSPEACSWTAANGSASQLQPCQDGVACPEQDEQEGTPETRTHLAHSMDPACRQIHTNSAPHPNTHTCEDGPTHTDKHTPHSQPVTKDSPYMETINTPHTHKNDGGGGAEEEEVTCQNDERDEEVEISEESQQTADVIVQPVKESTEDSITSQTTITEPVNCNSYDGGHSSASTPPDQAPPLVPAPPSSSVPPPVLPAPEDWPRPAHVMAEVRVRSAPGRERVVRGMQDSKSLDGISEACGGGVRAVAGEGRRATISSALELEGTVSHDGDLTHFITKNLEQKIKMSSRPSLDTDSDCSGPVVRGRGSLRRPADIPPIDPSVLLDLHKHTQEVAHSVEMMLRSLNGTIQNMTALSVGYIQTYRDSVDSLGESVDMSIKGMYTLMARCEELDRSMQPIQTLAAQIRDIKRTLDALEAICK; this comes from the exons ATGAGCCACTCCTCTGGGATTGGCTACAGTGAGCAGGAGGAGAACGATGAGATGGACACTCCTTACTCTCCAGAAGCCTGCAGTTGGACAGCCGCTAATGGCTCCGCCTCTCAGCTGCAGCCGTGTCAGGATGGAGTAGCTTGCCCGGAGCAAGACGAACAGGAAGGAACTCCTGAGACTCGCACACACCTAGCCCACAGCATGGACCCTGCatgcagacagatacacacaaactcagcgCCTCACCCCAACACACATACTTGCGAAGAtggccccacacacacagacaaacacacacctcactcacaacCAGTAACCAAAGACAGTCCGTACATGGAAACCATcaacacgccacacacacacaaaaacgaTGGGGGTGGAGgagcagaggaggaggaggtcacATGCCAGAATGATGAAAGAGATGAGGAAGTGGAAATCAGTGAGGAGAGTCAGCAGACAGCAGATGTTATTGTGCAG CCAGTAAAAGAGAGCACTGAAGACTCCATCACTTCGCAAACCACAATTACAGAGCCAGTCAACTGTAATTCTTACGATGGTGGCCATTCGTCTGCTTCCACGCCCCCTGACCAGGCCCCGCCTTTGGTCCCAGCTCCTCCCTCGAGCTCAGTCCCTCCTCCCGTGCTGCCAGCACCTGAAGATTGGCCACGGCCGGCTCACGTGATGGCAGAGGTACGGGTGCGTTCTGCTCCTGGACGGGAGAGGGTGGTGCGAGGAATGCAGGACAGTAAGAGTCTGGATGGAATCAGTGAGGCGTGTGGAGGTGGCGTTCGGGCCGTGGCAGGCGAGGGCCGCAGGGCTACTATCTCTAGTGCTCTGGAACTGGAAGGCACAGTGAGCCATGACGGCGATCTCACCCACTTCATCACCAAGAACTTGGAGCAGAAAATCAAAATGAGTTCACGCCCCAGCCTTGACACCGACT cTGACTGCTCCGGCCCAGTGGTGCGAGGTCGTGGTTCGTTGCGTCGGCCAGCTGACATCCCACCCATAGATCCCAGTGTGCTGCTGgatctgcacaaacacacacaggaggttgcACACAGCGTGGAGATGATGCTTCGCAGCCTGAATGGAACCATCCAGAAT ATGACCGCATTGAGTGTGGGATATATTCAAACATACCGAGACTCTGTGGACAGTTTAGGGGAGTCGGTAGATATGAGCATAAAG GGAATGTACACACTGATGGCACGTTGTGAGGAACTGGATCGCTCCATGCAGCCCATCCAGACGCTCGCGGCTCAAATCAGAGACATCAAACGTACGCTGGATGCTCTGGAAGCCATCTGCAAGTAA